The region ggccggttcggttcttgattttggccgaagccggttcctgGGTTGGGCCGGTTCCGGTCGGTTCGATCCGTATGCTCATGCCTAACTGCACATATTGCCCCCTTAGAGCCGGGCATGCTTATAGgtgatgtttatatatatatatatatatatatatatatatatatatatatatatatatatatatatatatatatattaatcaagttttaaatttattaaacTAATTTTATCTCAAACGGACTAATAAACACTCTAGTCAGTATACTTAGTCGTGGTAAGACCAGGTATCAAACACAAAGAAAACGATGGTGAATAAAATTAGAATTCTTGATTATAAGTTACACATAAAAGCAATTAGAAAGGTTTTAttaaatactcaaataacacttAACATCAAATATCGATAAACTAACTTGAAGACAAACTTATTTAGGTACTTTGGTCTTAGATAAATTACATCTTAAAATAACGGCTAATTATTGATACAATGgttatttattcattattcatcGATTCCTAATATAACTAGTATCATAGTCACGCTACTAATCCTTTGATTTCAACACAACTAttaattcattgatcaagtgaatAAACAATCATACAAATCTGTATCTAGTTCGTATTAAGTAAGATTTGATCTTATTTAACTCCGATGGTAATAGGAGTTACATCATGCATAGAATGGCCatcctacacatacatacacattaAAGTTCACAACTTAATTTCCTAACCCTATGTTTtggtcaaaacactagtcataatTACCAATGGTCACTGGAAAATTATGATTCAAATTAACACAGTCAGATGGTCTTCTAAACTCTATCAATTCAGCAATATGGAACAAAGTAACAATATTTAACACATATGGATCTTCAATCAAAATTgtcaaaataaattaaataagaataaacaatCCAAATGAGAATTATACCATAAATTCAAagattcattcaatcataaacacaaagtaaaaagttttaacacctaaatcagaaagtaTCTTTTGCTTCATTTCTGATCTAGCAACAATATACCTATAAAATACAAGTTTAAGCATTATAAGTATCTTTTAGCTCTAAATAGCAATAATTAAGggtaaaatattaagatatgatatatatatatatatatatatatatatatatatatatatatatatatatatatatacacacacgcgCGCGCGCATATCAAAATACCCTACACTTaacctttgcttgcccccaagtaAACTGATTTTTAACTTACCAATACTACATAAGCCAATCCATTTAAAACCCAACCATTATCccaagaccgcaatgcatgtaCGTGTGTCTATGATTCCTAAAAACTTCTcattcctaaatactcacaatcgtTATGAACCTTCACCCATTAGCTTATACGACACTCATTTTGCAACCCTTCGAATCCATCCCCAGACATCTTTCTTAatctcaaggtatttttggttaaactACCAAGCATATATAAATTCTAGAAAGAATTAAAACTTTGATACCATAATAGAACTCTTTGGAATTCATTTCTTCTTTGATATTTGCTTttcaatttctttgaattcaccacattcttgtttgaattttggtatcttcaactttttggttcttcagaatttttgatattttgatcttcatactttgatagcTTCAAAATTCTTTCAACTTTTGCAATTTCTCTCCTTTTTTTACACAAGGAGGCCTCCAAACTTCTTAGCTAGCTACGCCCTGCATAGCTACAAGCTACACCCCGCGTAAGGACAAAGATTGAAAATTTTTTAATATATCAAACCAAAAATGTAAATATATGGAGACACAGGTGTGACAAGAATTCTTATATTCCAttagcagagttctcctacaaaaaATAGTTTTCATGCTAGGAGTGGGCAAGGTTTTCcaaagagaggcaagttgggccctacaTATATTGATCATTTTCTTATCATTGCTCGTGTGGGCAAGGTTTTCTTTTGATTGGAGTTACCTGAGAAGCTCAATCAGATTCACatcacttttcatgtttctcaATTGAGAAATTCTTCACATATGAGTAAGTAGTTGTAACCTTatgggatattcaggtggataagCACTTGAATTATGTAGAGATTCCAGTTAAAGTTTTAGACAGGAAAATGAAGACCATACACAACATGGTGATTGGGCTAGTAACGGTGTAGTGGCAACACCAGAAGGGTTGTGAACAGATGTGAGCGTCTGAGTAGGAGATTCGTGAGCACTACCCACATTTATTTGTAGTTGTGGATTTCAATGATGAAATCTAATTCGAATAGGGAGAGCTGTAACATTCGATTTCCAcatatgtattttatttttaagttatTTGATTTTAGGAGAAAGTATGTTTTGTTATAGGCACGCTATGTTCATTGTTGGGCGTGACACGCTTTCCATGAGTCAGGCGTGAAGTGCATTAACAGAAATAGGCGGTGCGCCCGCCGCAAACACAAAACCCAAGATCTATATCTTAAGCCCTATTTCAGGAAGCTAAAATTAGGGTATGATGTATTCTAAGCTTCCATCCTCACAGAATGAAACCAAAGctttatgtatgtatgtttgaAGATCTTGAGCCTCCTGAGTGTCCTTTTACGAAGAAGGTGGCATTTGGTGCTTATAATGGTAGTTCCACCTTTATGACTATCTAGTTCATATTTCATGCTTTGGGTCCGTTTTGGTCTCTTGGAAAAATGTTTATAGTGTTTGAACAACTCTAGAACTCTAGAATGGTATTGTGTTAGTTCTTAAACTTAGAATGGTGGGAAAAGGTGTAAGAATGGGCTCCTTTTAAGTTATGCACAAGTTTTTGGCCTTGTTAGACCACTTAGGAATTAGGTTTTGTGTTTAGGTTTTACTAAGTCATGGAAATGAATAAATttgaaaactttatccattaagtcacttAGAAAAATCAGATTTGAGAGTTATAGCTCTTGGTTGAAAGGGTGAAGTACTTAACGAAAAAGTGTTAATCTAATGAGCGCAACTCACCTTTAGATTGTTTTAAAAATTATTGTCATTCTTTCTAACGTTCAttgttttggaaatgtaataggGATGGAAGGAACTAAGAAGTTCTATGAAAGCTTCACCTCAAGGCTCAAACATCAAAGATCTCCACAATTGTTAAAAAAATGTAGAGGTGTTATTTCTAAAGGTGGAATTAGTACGATAGTGGACATTTTTTCGTTGAACCATGTGTTGCCAATAAATTTGATTGGTCCATGTTGATAATGGTATATAGGAACATAAGTGTTTTGTGAATAAAGATTTTCATATTCTTGAATATTATGAAATGTAAATGGGGCTTTTGTGAATGATATTTTTGTGAGTGGTGGAGACaagaatgattttattaatttctAACATGAGTTTAAAATTTGAAGTAGTAAAGTAAATGGAACACGCAAACATAAGTTTAAAAACTTTCATAATATGGTAGATGGTAATATCAAAGGTCTTAATATATACACACATTAAAATTGAATTGGTTGGTATAGTAATAccatgtattttaaactttataccATTATCTTACCATATTTACTCAATTTATACGGTACTACCAACCAAACATATTGACCACCAAACATATTAGTTGCCAACAATATTTATTTGGTTGGTAACATGTTGATTGGTTTTTCGTGGGACATAGTCCTAGCTATTTCATTAGGTTGTAAGCGAACTTTTAAAGGCAAAATCACGAGGCATCATTTCAATGCTTTGGAAATAAAAATCCTAGTGCAAAATTACAGGGCCTCACTGAAGCATTGATAGTGGCAATAAACTTATACAAATATTGTGCTCAAGAGTCACTTGAATAAGTTTGAGAAGCAAGCCACCCATCCACCATAGTCAAAGCTTCTTCAGGCTTGTACAATGCCACTCCGTGACCTGCACCCTAATAACACCAGACCCCAAAAGAATTATGATTGGAGACAGAAACAAAGATTTATGCGATTAAATTACAAAAAATTccttaaaattttattattgttattattcatAGATAAATTACATACGTTTGCATTATctatgttgttattattgattAAAAGGAAAAGCTTTTATATATAAAGGGGACAAATTACtaaaaacacttaaccaaatgccCACACTTCCCTAGTAATCAAAGTGTGCTTAAAATAGTCAAAGGGCTCTATTATTTCAATCTTACATCATGATGTTGTCAACAGAATAATAAGATGCATACCAATAGAGTAAGTTTAAATGTCATGTTTCTTACCTTAATAGTTGCGTATTTTAACGAGTATTCTCTCTGTACATAAGTCCTCTGATATCTACAAAAGACATTGAATGACACGATTGCATGATTAGTTCCCAAGgaaaaaatgtttcattttaatgaaattaattaataaatggaTTTCAAGataaaacaaaacaaatgaaaataatatgaaggtatttttattaatatattctaaAATTTTCAGCTCACCCTGCGATCTGGTCATTAACAAACCATGGTTCCCATTGCTTCTCTACCGGAAGATTAAGATTACTAATCCACTTCTCTGTGCCCACATGTGGAAATGTCATGTCATGATCACCACTGTGCATTTGAATTTTCAAGAGACACATATAAGATGTATAGCTTATTCCAAAACAAAAACATTAAATctttatctatatatatatatatatatatatatatatatatatatatatatatatatatatatatatatatatattccgagaAAGATTACAAACAATCATGGCCATTGATTTATTAAATCAAAATGGTCATTAGAAGGCAATGTAGTGTTCATAATATTTAGAAAAATAATCACATTTTTAAAAGGATTTACTTTAATTTTGTTggcattattttttttaactaaaacctcctaaataaataaaagtgcaaaagcaacctttttgtaataatgaaaCGAGAATATTATCTTTCTGAAGTATGAGTAATTACCatatgatcaaatattggcaTTTCTTGGCAAGAAGTTGTTTGTGGGTGGGGATAGTACTGAACACATCGTATGAGTAACATTCTGTGTCCTTTTTCCCCATATCGTAATGAATACTTCCGTTTTTAATCACCCAATTTTCTATTGTTCCCTGTATATAAAAAGAAAGGTATTCAAGAGTTCTTAATTCTTAAGCATATTAGATTTTTGAAGTAATAGCATGTTTTGTGTGAATGAGTTGTAACACAAAGTAAGATCAAATCTAGCAGTTTGCAATTTGAGATATACATATATTTGCATTGATATATACACATACGATTATATATAACATACCTCACGGACATGGAGAGCATTCTGAACTTCCTTTTTGTTTGCCCAGATTCCTATAAATACATACCGAGCTTCCTAAACAAAGAAGAAATAACATTGATGTCAATAAAAGAATCATATATGGGAAAATTATGTGTTGATTTGagtatttgaaaaagaaaaattactcgacaagttgggtccgTGTATGTTGTATCACACATTGGATCTAATATATTCTCTAAGTTGATCTTGCTTGTGGCCTACAAATGGAATTTTGAATTAAACTTGTGCTACATAAACTTGTATAAGATCATACAAAATGATATTTGTATACCTCTTCCACCTGTTGGAGATTATTCCAGCAAAGGACATTGTCTACATCATTGGATATATAGTTACCTTTACATGTTTGTTTTGTAGACTGAAATATGAAACAAATATAATCAAATGACCAAATAAATAGTGGTTACTTTGAGAAATAGATGGTCATGTTTTGGTGTTAATATTTTTCATTACCTCATAAATATCGGTTGATATTAGTGATAGCCGATAAGCAAACTCAAATCTTGAATTAAAATCATTGAACTTATCAGTTAAAGGGGAAACGCTAATGACTCCCTATATAATGCAAAAAAAAGAGGTGAATATGACATTCTATATTTCCTTTTATACAATAATATTTGTAAATAGCGTTATAAAGTTTGCATATTACTTTCATATTTAGTTGTGGTTGATTTCCACGTTCATTGCCTACAAAGTACCCGACATCACAAACATAATGTTAGAAAAATCAAGCCTTTTGGCAATTAACAACTACGAAATTAATGACAAAATCTAACGCACAATAGGAGTACAtgtaataaataaacaaatgaataaaCTTATATAAGAAATTGTTATTCAGTTTTCTGGATTATCTAGTTCTCATTTTAATAAAACCGTTTTGGTGTAAAACAATCAAAAAATTCGAATATCCAAACCATATAGTCCAACCAAATTGTCCAattaaacaaattttagtttcttgttattcttctttctttttaaaataatctTTCGCCTTTAAAAAGAATTCCAATTTGGGCAACTTATGACCAATTCTATTACACTCGAAGAGAAGTGGAAATGAGTAAACTCATCATCATGATCAACAAGAGCAACCCCTAAAGATTGAATTAAAACCATAGTTAGAGATATTACCTTTATATACATTTAAAGCAACATTTGGTATGATAATCCCCATGTATGAAATCCCTGATACGTAAAACGGATTGCTGAGAAACCTAGGGTGATCCGTAAACCACTGTATAATTAACATGTAAAacaaaatcattttcaaattaaataagaagacaatatattaataaattaatagaagTTATTACAAAACCTTTCGTAGAAAATCATAAGCATATGAAGCTAGAAGGGAATCACTGCAAATCGTTCCTTCGTATGTTGTAGAATATGAGAACCCTGCTCCCGCTGGTGCATCTATGAATAACATATTAGCAACCTACAAAATTACACGATTAATTGTATGTAAAAAATCATTCATGTAGAACATAAAATCCATAGGTTTATAACATTAATTTTTAGAAAAATGTTTCGAGTGAGAGAATGTGAACCTTATTCCATGGATATGGATTCAACTTCAATGTAATGTTATCCTCCGTTGAAGTTTCCAAATTGAAATTGAGTGGACCTACAAAAGAAAATGGTTAGTTAATTTTAATGAATTGTGTGTAAATAAATACTGACATGTTTGGTCAAAAATGCTAAAATTCAATTTGGTATTACTTATTAAAGTAACTTAATAATAGACTTCAATGCCTTTAAAATTGGAAACAAATGTCCTTAAAGTAAGTTTTAATTTTGGCATGTTTGGTAAAAAAATGCTAAAATTCAAAACCatgttaaaattaaaaataattgacAATCATAACCAAAGAATATATCA is a window of Lactuca sativa cultivar Salinas chromosome 1, Lsat_Salinas_v11, whole genome shotgun sequence DNA encoding:
- the LOC111900976 gene encoding serine carboxypeptidase-like 13 — translated: MQKTLEMESKHTLVSLLIIFALSISASNSKSIVKRLPGFDGDLPFSLETGYIGVGKDEAVQIFYYFVESERNPSEDPLLLYLTGGPGTSVLYSMMYQIGPLNFNLETSTEDNITLKLNPYPWNKVANMLFIDAPAGAGFSYSTTYEGTICSDSLLASYAYDFLRKWFTDHPRFLSNPFYVSGISYMGIIIPNVALNVYKGNERGNQPQLNMKGVISVSPLTDKFNDFNSRFEFAYRLSLISTDIYESTKQTCKGNYISNDVDNVLCWNNLQQVEEATSKINLENILDPMCDTTYTDPTCREARYVFIGIWANKKEVQNALHVREGTIENWVIKNGSIHYDMGKKDTECYSYDVFSTIPTHKQLLAKKCQYLIICGDHDMTFPHVGTEKWISNLNLPVEKQWEPWFVNDQIAGYQRTYVQREYSLKYATIKGAGHGVALYKPEEALTMVDGWLASQTYSSDS